A window from Manis javanica isolate MJ-LG chromosome 10, MJ_LKY, whole genome shotgun sequence encodes these proteins:
- the FBXL18 gene encoding F-box/LRR-repeat protein 18 isoform X2, with product MASGAHLLGFSDEILLHILSHVPSTDLVLSVRRTCRKLAALCLDKSLTHTVLLQKDYEVNEDKVKQLVKDIGREIQQLNLAGCYWLPGSTIEHVARCRSLVKVNLSGCHLTSLRLSKMLSALQRLRSLAIDVSPGFDAGQLSGECKATLSRVRELKQTLYTPSYGVVPCCTSLEKLLLYFEILDRTREGAILSGQLMVGQSNVPHYQNLRVFYARLAPGYINQEVVRLYLAVLSDRTPENLHAFLISVPGSFAESGATKNLLDSMARNVKLDALQLPKAWLNGSSLLQHMKFNNPFYFSFSRCTLSGSHLIQRVINGGKDLRSLASLNLSGCIHCLSPDALLRKAEDDIDSSILEALVASCCNLQHLNLSAAHHHSSEGPGRHLCQLLARLRHLRSLSLPVCSVADSAPRADRAPAQPAMHAVPRGFGKKVRVGVQLCPSPFSGHAGPQPSSVFWSLLKNVPFLERLELIGSSFSSAMPRNEPAIRNSLPPCSRAQSVGDSEVAAIGQLAFLRHLTLAQLPSILTGSGLVSIGLQCQQLQSLSLANLGMMGKVVYMSALSDMLKHCKQLKDLRLEQPYFSANTQFFQALSQCSALQRLCLVSRSGTLQPEAVLAFMARCVHVVVCHMFTGESLATCKSLQQTLLRSFQAERPALNVVIFPLLHEGLTDVIRDVPMVHLDEITLFKSRVAEEPPNLWW from the exons ATGGCGAGTGGTGCCCACTTGCTGGGCTTCTCAGACGAGATCCTCCTGCACATCCTGAGCCACGTGCCCAGCACAGACCTGGTTCTCAGTGTGCGGCGCACCTGCCGGAAGCTTGCAGCACTCTGCCTGGACAAGAGCCTCACCCACACAGTACTGCTGCAGAAGGACTATGAG GTGAACGAGGACAAGGTAAAGCAGCTTGTGAAGGACATCGGCCGGGAGATCCAGCAGCTCAACCTGGCCGGCTGCTATTGGCTGCCGGGCTCCACCATCGAGCACGTGGCCCGCTGCCGCAGCCTGGTGAAGGTGAACCTCTCGGGCTGCCACCTGACCTCCCTGCGCCTCTCCAAGATGCTGTCAGCCCTGCAGCGCCTGCGCTCCCTGGCCATCGACGTGAGCCCAGGCTTCGATGCCGGCCAGCTGAGCGGTGAGTGCAAGGCCACGTTAAGCCGCGTGCGGGAGCTCAAGCAGACGCTGTACACGCCCTCCTATGGCGTGGTGCCCTGCTGCACGAGCCTTGAGAAGCTGTTGCTCTACTTTGAGATCCTGGACCGCACTCGTGAGGGTGCCATCCTCTCAGGCCAGCTCATGGTGGGCCAGAGCAATGTGCCTCACTACCAGAACCTGCGGGTCTTCTATGCCCGCCTGGCCCCTGGCTACATCAACCAGGAGGTGGTGCGGCTCTACCTGGCTGTGCTCAGTGACCGCACGCCCGAGAACCTGCATGCCTTCCTCATCTCTGTGCCTGGCAGCTTTGCTGAGAGCGGGGCCACCAAGAACCTTCTGGACTCCATGGCCCGCAATGTTAAGCTGGACGCCTTGCAGCTGCCCAAGGCCTGGCTCAATGGCTCATCCCTCCTCCAGCATATGAAGTTCAACAATCCCTTTTACTTCAGCTTCAGCCGCTGCACCCTGTCCGGCAGCCATCTGATCCAGCGGGTCATCAATGGCGGGAAGGACCTCCGGAGCCTGGCCAGCTTGAACCTTAGTGGCTGCATCCACTGCCTGTCCCCGGATGCCCTGCTCCGCAAGGCGGAGGACGATATTGACAGCAGCATCCTGGAGGCGCTGGTGGCATCCTGCTGTAACTTGCAGCACCTCAACCTCTCAGCCGCCCACCATCACAGCTCCGAGGGCCCGGGTAGGCACCTGTGCCAGCTGCTGGCCCGGCTGCGCCACCTACGCTCCCTGTCCCTGCCCGTCTGCTCTGTTGCCGACTCTGCGCCACGGGCTGACCGTGCTCCCGCACAGCCTGCCATGCACGCTGTACCCCGCGGCTTTGGCAAGAAGGTCCGTGTCGGCGTGCAGTTGTGTCCCAGCCCCTTCTCCGGGCATGCGGGCCCTCAGCCCTCCTCCGTGTTCTGGTCTCTGCTGAAGAATGTGCCCTTTCTGGAACGCCTTGAGCTGATTGGGTCCAGCTTCTCCTCTGCCATGCCGCGCAATGAACCTGCCATCCGCAACTCCCTTCCGCCCTGCAGCCGGGCACAGAGCGTTGGGGACTCAGAGGTGGCCGCTATCGGCCAGCTGGCATTCCTGAGACACCTGACATTGGCCCAGCTGCCCAGTATCCTCACGGGCTCCGGGCTGGTCAGCATCGGCCTGCAGTGCCAGCAGCTCCAGTCTCTTTCTCTGGCCAACCTGGGCATGATGGGGAAGGTGGTTTACATGTCTGCCCTCTCAGACATGTTGAAGCATTGCAAGCAGCTGAAGGACCTCAG GCTCGAGCAGCCCTACTTCAGCGCCAACACGCAGTTCTTCCAGGCGCTGAGCCAGTGCTCCGCGCTGCAGCGCCTGTGCCTGGTCTCCCGCAGCGGCACCCTGCAGCCGGAGGCTGTGCTGGCCTTTATGGCGCGCTGCGTGCACGTCGTTGTGTGCCACATGTTCACCGGGGAGTCGCTCGCCACGTGCAAGAGCCTGCAGCAGACCCTCCTGCGAAG
- the FBXL18 gene encoding F-box/LRR-repeat protein 18 isoform X4 has translation MASSGEDTFSDGDAPPALATMASGAHLLGFSDEILLHILSHVPSTDLVLSVRRTCRKLAALCLDKSLTHTVLLQKDYEVNEDKVKQLVKDIGREIQQLNLAGCYWLPGSTIEHVARCRSLVKVNLSGCHLTSLRLSKMLSALQRLRSLAIDVSPGFDAGQLSGECKATLSRVRELKQTLYTPSYGVVPCCTSLEKLLLYFEILDRTREGAILSGQLMVGQSNVPHYQNLRVFYARLAPGYINQEVVRLYLAVLSDRTPENLHAFLISVPGSFAESGATKNLLDSMARNVKLDALQLPKAWLNGSSLLQHMKFNNPFYFSFSRCTLSGSHLIQRVINGGKDLRSLASLNLSGCIHCLSPDALLRKAEDDIDSSILEALVASCCNLQHLNLSAAHHHSSEGPGRHLCQLLARLRHLRSLSLPVCSVADSAPRADRAPAQPAMHAVPRGFGKKVRVGVQLCPSPFSGHAGPQPSSVFWSLLKNVPFLERLELIGSSFSSAMPRNEPAIRNSLPPCSRAQSVGDSEVAAIGQLAFLRHLTLAQLPSILTGSGLVSIGLQCQQLQSLSLANLGMMGKVVYMSALSDMLKHCKQLKDLSFQAERPALNVVIFPLLHEGLTDVIRDVPMVHLDEITLFKSRVAEEPPNLWW, from the exons ATGGCCAGCTCCGGAGAG GACACGTTCAGTGATGGTGATGCACCCCCTGCATTGGCCACAATGGCGAGTGGTGCCCACTTGCTGGGCTTCTCAGACGAGATCCTCCTGCACATCCTGAGCCACGTGCCCAGCACAGACCTGGTTCTCAGTGTGCGGCGCACCTGCCGGAAGCTTGCAGCACTCTGCCTGGACAAGAGCCTCACCCACACAGTACTGCTGCAGAAGGACTATGAG GTGAACGAGGACAAGGTAAAGCAGCTTGTGAAGGACATCGGCCGGGAGATCCAGCAGCTCAACCTGGCCGGCTGCTATTGGCTGCCGGGCTCCACCATCGAGCACGTGGCCCGCTGCCGCAGCCTGGTGAAGGTGAACCTCTCGGGCTGCCACCTGACCTCCCTGCGCCTCTCCAAGATGCTGTCAGCCCTGCAGCGCCTGCGCTCCCTGGCCATCGACGTGAGCCCAGGCTTCGATGCCGGCCAGCTGAGCGGTGAGTGCAAGGCCACGTTAAGCCGCGTGCGGGAGCTCAAGCAGACGCTGTACACGCCCTCCTATGGCGTGGTGCCCTGCTGCACGAGCCTTGAGAAGCTGTTGCTCTACTTTGAGATCCTGGACCGCACTCGTGAGGGTGCCATCCTCTCAGGCCAGCTCATGGTGGGCCAGAGCAATGTGCCTCACTACCAGAACCTGCGGGTCTTCTATGCCCGCCTGGCCCCTGGCTACATCAACCAGGAGGTGGTGCGGCTCTACCTGGCTGTGCTCAGTGACCGCACGCCCGAGAACCTGCATGCCTTCCTCATCTCTGTGCCTGGCAGCTTTGCTGAGAGCGGGGCCACCAAGAACCTTCTGGACTCCATGGCCCGCAATGTTAAGCTGGACGCCTTGCAGCTGCCCAAGGCCTGGCTCAATGGCTCATCCCTCCTCCAGCATATGAAGTTCAACAATCCCTTTTACTTCAGCTTCAGCCGCTGCACCCTGTCCGGCAGCCATCTGATCCAGCGGGTCATCAATGGCGGGAAGGACCTCCGGAGCCTGGCCAGCTTGAACCTTAGTGGCTGCATCCACTGCCTGTCCCCGGATGCCCTGCTCCGCAAGGCGGAGGACGATATTGACAGCAGCATCCTGGAGGCGCTGGTGGCATCCTGCTGTAACTTGCAGCACCTCAACCTCTCAGCCGCCCACCATCACAGCTCCGAGGGCCCGGGTAGGCACCTGTGCCAGCTGCTGGCCCGGCTGCGCCACCTACGCTCCCTGTCCCTGCCCGTCTGCTCTGTTGCCGACTCTGCGCCACGGGCTGACCGTGCTCCCGCACAGCCTGCCATGCACGCTGTACCCCGCGGCTTTGGCAAGAAGGTCCGTGTCGGCGTGCAGTTGTGTCCCAGCCCCTTCTCCGGGCATGCGGGCCCTCAGCCCTCCTCCGTGTTCTGGTCTCTGCTGAAGAATGTGCCCTTTCTGGAACGCCTTGAGCTGATTGGGTCCAGCTTCTCCTCTGCCATGCCGCGCAATGAACCTGCCATCCGCAACTCCCTTCCGCCCTGCAGCCGGGCACAGAGCGTTGGGGACTCAGAGGTGGCCGCTATCGGCCAGCTGGCATTCCTGAGACACCTGACATTGGCCCAGCTGCCCAGTATCCTCACGGGCTCCGGGCTGGTCAGCATCGGCCTGCAGTGCCAGCAGCTCCAGTCTCTTTCTCTGGCCAACCTGGGCATGATGGGGAAGGTGGTTTACATGTCTGCCCTCTCAGACATGTTGAAGCATTGCAAGCAGCTGAAGGACCTCAG
- the FBXL18 gene encoding F-box/LRR-repeat protein 18 isoform X3 yields MASSGEDTFSDGDAPPALATMASGAHLLGFSDEILLHILSHVPSTDLVLSVRRTCRKLAALCLDKSLTHTVLLQKDYEVNEDKVKQLVKDIGREIQQLNLAGCYWLPGSTIEHVARCRSLVKVNLSGCHLTSLRLSKMLSALQRLRSLAIDVSPGFDAGQLSGECKATLSRVRELKQTLYTPSYGVVPCCTSLEKLLLYFEILDRTREGAILSGQLMVGQSNVPHYQNLRVFYARLAPGYINQEVVRLYLAVLSDRTPENLHAFLISVPGSFAESGATKNLLDSMARNVKLDALQLPKAWLNGSSLLQHMKFNNPFYFSFSRCTLSGSHLIQRVINGGKDLRSLASLNLSGCIHCLSPDALLRKAEDDIDSSILEALVASCCNLQHLNLSAAHHHSSEGPGRHLCQLLARLRHLRSLSLPVCSVADSAPRADRAPAQPAMHAVPRGFGKKVRVGVQLCPSPFSGHAGPQPSSVFWSLLKNVPFLERLELIGSSFSSAMPRNEPAIRNSLPPCSRAQSVGDSEVAAIGQLAFLRHLTLAQLPSILTGSGLVSIGLQCQQLQSLSLANLGMMGKVVYMSALSDMLKHCKQLKDLRLEQPYFSANTQFFQALSQCSALQRLCLVSRSGTLQPEAVLAFMARCVHVVVCHMFTGESLATCKSLQQTLLRRK; encoded by the exons ATGGCCAGCTCCGGAGAG GACACGTTCAGTGATGGTGATGCACCCCCTGCATTGGCCACAATGGCGAGTGGTGCCCACTTGCTGGGCTTCTCAGACGAGATCCTCCTGCACATCCTGAGCCACGTGCCCAGCACAGACCTGGTTCTCAGTGTGCGGCGCACCTGCCGGAAGCTTGCAGCACTCTGCCTGGACAAGAGCCTCACCCACACAGTACTGCTGCAGAAGGACTATGAG GTGAACGAGGACAAGGTAAAGCAGCTTGTGAAGGACATCGGCCGGGAGATCCAGCAGCTCAACCTGGCCGGCTGCTATTGGCTGCCGGGCTCCACCATCGAGCACGTGGCCCGCTGCCGCAGCCTGGTGAAGGTGAACCTCTCGGGCTGCCACCTGACCTCCCTGCGCCTCTCCAAGATGCTGTCAGCCCTGCAGCGCCTGCGCTCCCTGGCCATCGACGTGAGCCCAGGCTTCGATGCCGGCCAGCTGAGCGGTGAGTGCAAGGCCACGTTAAGCCGCGTGCGGGAGCTCAAGCAGACGCTGTACACGCCCTCCTATGGCGTGGTGCCCTGCTGCACGAGCCTTGAGAAGCTGTTGCTCTACTTTGAGATCCTGGACCGCACTCGTGAGGGTGCCATCCTCTCAGGCCAGCTCATGGTGGGCCAGAGCAATGTGCCTCACTACCAGAACCTGCGGGTCTTCTATGCCCGCCTGGCCCCTGGCTACATCAACCAGGAGGTGGTGCGGCTCTACCTGGCTGTGCTCAGTGACCGCACGCCCGAGAACCTGCATGCCTTCCTCATCTCTGTGCCTGGCAGCTTTGCTGAGAGCGGGGCCACCAAGAACCTTCTGGACTCCATGGCCCGCAATGTTAAGCTGGACGCCTTGCAGCTGCCCAAGGCCTGGCTCAATGGCTCATCCCTCCTCCAGCATATGAAGTTCAACAATCCCTTTTACTTCAGCTTCAGCCGCTGCACCCTGTCCGGCAGCCATCTGATCCAGCGGGTCATCAATGGCGGGAAGGACCTCCGGAGCCTGGCCAGCTTGAACCTTAGTGGCTGCATCCACTGCCTGTCCCCGGATGCCCTGCTCCGCAAGGCGGAGGACGATATTGACAGCAGCATCCTGGAGGCGCTGGTGGCATCCTGCTGTAACTTGCAGCACCTCAACCTCTCAGCCGCCCACCATCACAGCTCCGAGGGCCCGGGTAGGCACCTGTGCCAGCTGCTGGCCCGGCTGCGCCACCTACGCTCCCTGTCCCTGCCCGTCTGCTCTGTTGCCGACTCTGCGCCACGGGCTGACCGTGCTCCCGCACAGCCTGCCATGCACGCTGTACCCCGCGGCTTTGGCAAGAAGGTCCGTGTCGGCGTGCAGTTGTGTCCCAGCCCCTTCTCCGGGCATGCGGGCCCTCAGCCCTCCTCCGTGTTCTGGTCTCTGCTGAAGAATGTGCCCTTTCTGGAACGCCTTGAGCTGATTGGGTCCAGCTTCTCCTCTGCCATGCCGCGCAATGAACCTGCCATCCGCAACTCCCTTCCGCCCTGCAGCCGGGCACAGAGCGTTGGGGACTCAGAGGTGGCCGCTATCGGCCAGCTGGCATTCCTGAGACACCTGACATTGGCCCAGCTGCCCAGTATCCTCACGGGCTCCGGGCTGGTCAGCATCGGCCTGCAGTGCCAGCAGCTCCAGTCTCTTTCTCTGGCCAACCTGGGCATGATGGGGAAGGTGGTTTACATGTCTGCCCTCTCAGACATGTTGAAGCATTGCAAGCAGCTGAAGGACCTCAG GCTCGAGCAGCCCTACTTCAGCGCCAACACGCAGTTCTTCCAGGCGCTGAGCCAGTGCTCCGCGCTGCAGCGCCTGTGCCTGGTCTCCCGCAGCGGCACCCTGCAGCCGGAGGCTGTGCTGGCCTTTATGGCGCGCTGCGTGCACGTCGTTGTGTGCCACATGTTCACCGGGGAGTCGCTCGCCACGTGCAAGAGCCTGCAGCAGACCCTCCTGCGAAG
- the FBXL18 gene encoding F-box/LRR-repeat protein 18 isoform X1 yields MASSGEDTFSDGDAPPALATMASGAHLLGFSDEILLHILSHVPSTDLVLSVRRTCRKLAALCLDKSLTHTVLLQKDYEVNEDKVKQLVKDIGREIQQLNLAGCYWLPGSTIEHVARCRSLVKVNLSGCHLTSLRLSKMLSALQRLRSLAIDVSPGFDAGQLSGECKATLSRVRELKQTLYTPSYGVVPCCTSLEKLLLYFEILDRTREGAILSGQLMVGQSNVPHYQNLRVFYARLAPGYINQEVVRLYLAVLSDRTPENLHAFLISVPGSFAESGATKNLLDSMARNVKLDALQLPKAWLNGSSLLQHMKFNNPFYFSFSRCTLSGSHLIQRVINGGKDLRSLASLNLSGCIHCLSPDALLRKAEDDIDSSILEALVASCCNLQHLNLSAAHHHSSEGPGRHLCQLLARLRHLRSLSLPVCSVADSAPRADRAPAQPAMHAVPRGFGKKVRVGVQLCPSPFSGHAGPQPSSVFWSLLKNVPFLERLELIGSSFSSAMPRNEPAIRNSLPPCSRAQSVGDSEVAAIGQLAFLRHLTLAQLPSILTGSGLVSIGLQCQQLQSLSLANLGMMGKVVYMSALSDMLKHCKQLKDLRLEQPYFSANTQFFQALSQCSALQRLCLVSRSGTLQPEAVLAFMARCVHVVVCHMFTGESLATCKSLQQTLLRSFQAERPALNVVIFPLLHEGLTDVIRDVPMVHLDEITLFKSRVAEEPPNLWW; encoded by the exons ATGGCCAGCTCCGGAGAG GACACGTTCAGTGATGGTGATGCACCCCCTGCATTGGCCACAATGGCGAGTGGTGCCCACTTGCTGGGCTTCTCAGACGAGATCCTCCTGCACATCCTGAGCCACGTGCCCAGCACAGACCTGGTTCTCAGTGTGCGGCGCACCTGCCGGAAGCTTGCAGCACTCTGCCTGGACAAGAGCCTCACCCACACAGTACTGCTGCAGAAGGACTATGAG GTGAACGAGGACAAGGTAAAGCAGCTTGTGAAGGACATCGGCCGGGAGATCCAGCAGCTCAACCTGGCCGGCTGCTATTGGCTGCCGGGCTCCACCATCGAGCACGTGGCCCGCTGCCGCAGCCTGGTGAAGGTGAACCTCTCGGGCTGCCACCTGACCTCCCTGCGCCTCTCCAAGATGCTGTCAGCCCTGCAGCGCCTGCGCTCCCTGGCCATCGACGTGAGCCCAGGCTTCGATGCCGGCCAGCTGAGCGGTGAGTGCAAGGCCACGTTAAGCCGCGTGCGGGAGCTCAAGCAGACGCTGTACACGCCCTCCTATGGCGTGGTGCCCTGCTGCACGAGCCTTGAGAAGCTGTTGCTCTACTTTGAGATCCTGGACCGCACTCGTGAGGGTGCCATCCTCTCAGGCCAGCTCATGGTGGGCCAGAGCAATGTGCCTCACTACCAGAACCTGCGGGTCTTCTATGCCCGCCTGGCCCCTGGCTACATCAACCAGGAGGTGGTGCGGCTCTACCTGGCTGTGCTCAGTGACCGCACGCCCGAGAACCTGCATGCCTTCCTCATCTCTGTGCCTGGCAGCTTTGCTGAGAGCGGGGCCACCAAGAACCTTCTGGACTCCATGGCCCGCAATGTTAAGCTGGACGCCTTGCAGCTGCCCAAGGCCTGGCTCAATGGCTCATCCCTCCTCCAGCATATGAAGTTCAACAATCCCTTTTACTTCAGCTTCAGCCGCTGCACCCTGTCCGGCAGCCATCTGATCCAGCGGGTCATCAATGGCGGGAAGGACCTCCGGAGCCTGGCCAGCTTGAACCTTAGTGGCTGCATCCACTGCCTGTCCCCGGATGCCCTGCTCCGCAAGGCGGAGGACGATATTGACAGCAGCATCCTGGAGGCGCTGGTGGCATCCTGCTGTAACTTGCAGCACCTCAACCTCTCAGCCGCCCACCATCACAGCTCCGAGGGCCCGGGTAGGCACCTGTGCCAGCTGCTGGCCCGGCTGCGCCACCTACGCTCCCTGTCCCTGCCCGTCTGCTCTGTTGCCGACTCTGCGCCACGGGCTGACCGTGCTCCCGCACAGCCTGCCATGCACGCTGTACCCCGCGGCTTTGGCAAGAAGGTCCGTGTCGGCGTGCAGTTGTGTCCCAGCCCCTTCTCCGGGCATGCGGGCCCTCAGCCCTCCTCCGTGTTCTGGTCTCTGCTGAAGAATGTGCCCTTTCTGGAACGCCTTGAGCTGATTGGGTCCAGCTTCTCCTCTGCCATGCCGCGCAATGAACCTGCCATCCGCAACTCCCTTCCGCCCTGCAGCCGGGCACAGAGCGTTGGGGACTCAGAGGTGGCCGCTATCGGCCAGCTGGCATTCCTGAGACACCTGACATTGGCCCAGCTGCCCAGTATCCTCACGGGCTCCGGGCTGGTCAGCATCGGCCTGCAGTGCCAGCAGCTCCAGTCTCTTTCTCTGGCCAACCTGGGCATGATGGGGAAGGTGGTTTACATGTCTGCCCTCTCAGACATGTTGAAGCATTGCAAGCAGCTGAAGGACCTCAG GCTCGAGCAGCCCTACTTCAGCGCCAACACGCAGTTCTTCCAGGCGCTGAGCCAGTGCTCCGCGCTGCAGCGCCTGTGCCTGGTCTCCCGCAGCGGCACCCTGCAGCCGGAGGCTGTGCTGGCCTTTATGGCGCGCTGCGTGCACGTCGTTGTGTGCCACATGTTCACCGGGGAGTCGCTCGCCACGTGCAAGAGCCTGCAGCAGACCCTCCTGCGAAG